The window GGAGGATGTAGACAACAGATTATTCAGGTTGTCACAACACGTGAGGAACAGATAGGGTGCAGCATGATTGTGCATTatatttctgtgtctgtctttatGAACAGGTGAACACCCTACAAGCCCGGCTGAATGATGTGGAACCAGTAATGTTGGACACCCTGGAGTCACTGGTGGATCCTAAAATTCTCTCTGCTGATAGAAGTAAACTCCATATACTGCTGCAGACCAGCAAGAGGTAACACAAGCAATCATACACATGGCTGCAAACACTTTCATCGACGATGGTCGATAGCATCAAGATTGCTTCTCTGTATTATGAATGCAACACAGGGTTAGCATCTCTGCATTACTAGTACCTCACCTTTTATACtcaatgatgacatcacatatTTAGAGTTTTTTTGTGCTCTGTTTCCCTCTTGTCTCTCTTTGACAGCTTATCCGAGTTGGAGACAGACATAAAGGTTTTTAAGGATTCCTTGCTGAAGATTCTGGATGAAGATGAGATCATTGAAGAATTCTGTCTCACCAAGTGGACAGACCCAAGAGTTTTGTATGTCACACATGTCCTCAATCATTTCACCTTTGAAATAAGAAAGTAAAATAGAACAGCTCCGTCATATAAATGATCATACTGACGTCTGAACCTTTTAGCTTACATGTGTCGTTTATTCAggtatgtctgtctgtcctcctttTTCTAGTGAGGAGAGCAGTTTGGGAATTGACCATGCAGAGGAAATGGAACTGTTACTGGAGAATTATTATATGCAGGTAATTCTAAACAACAATAAGATCACTATAATATTTCATCTTTTAttgatcttttgtttttaagtgaGAATTTCTGCTCAACAATGAATTATTGCaacattataataatatttaGAATAACAGCATAACTGTGGATTACTTTGTACAGGCTGAGGAGCTGGGAAACAAGGCCAGAGAGCTGAAAGGGTTGATAGATGACTCTGAGAGTGTCATCTTTATCAATCTGGACAGGTACACACACTGGGCATACAGAAGGAGTATATATATTCTCTAACAGCGGAGTGCTGAACACACAGTGATTATTAGACCTCTAGGTGGAGCTGCCGTTTTAAAATTGAACATCCTTTTGAGTAGATAAACCCCTTTGAGTTCTATAATATTTTGGTTCAATTTCTACCACTTAATCAATATTGTTTGACATGGATTTGACTTACAgcgtaaaaaaataaaataaaagtggtttaaaatgtatttgaatgcaCATATAGGAACAGGACAATTGTTTTGACACAGACCTGATAGATTCTGATACTTTCCTTTAAACCGTCCAATAAGCAGTAGAACTTTAAGTCCTTGTCTGTTTCTTTCCAGCCATCGTAATGTGATGATGCGCCTGAACCTGCAGCTGACCATGGGTTCCTTCTCTCTTACATTATTTGGTCTTATAGGAGTAGCCTTTGGTATGAATTTGACGTCGTGCTTTGAGGAGGTGAGACTGCTCcttaaaaatgatttcacatCTGGTATTTGTTGTTAACAACTGCTCATATATAGGGATTGCGTTTTTGAATTAgataggggcggctgtggctcagttggtagagtggtcgcctctcaaccagaagggcaagggtttgatccccagctgagtccgatgtgtccttgggcaagatacttaaccccgcattgctcctgctgcttcggtgtatgaatggattagttttGTACTTACACTCTGATATCGCTTTGGatgcgtctgctaagtgaattgtaacattgtaattTCCGATTGTTGTAAGCCTTTATGATTTTTTATTGtaagactgatgatgatgatgatgaacttTTGATTCAAATTTGATTTCgaatttttgacattttacagaaaaaataaagataaaatgacttatatttaaaaagcttAAATCACTGAATAGTTTCTATGTATCCTCTATGTACAtcacattttttcacaacaacatatatgtatttatgtgttgtCATGTTGGTTTTATCACCAGGACCCTCGTGTTTTCTGGCTGGTAACTGGCTTCATGTTCTTGGGCAGCGGGCTGATATGGAGACGACTACTGTCATTCCTGGGACGACACTTAGAGCCTTCAGTACCTCCACTtgtaataaacacacacactcacacacacacagtagtagTAGAGCCCTTTACAGATTGATATGTACATCATAAGCACCTCTTTTGGTCAATGCATGTTTTCCCTCTGCACGTTCATATACTAAGGTTTTTTCTCATCctgtatttttttcacataatTTAACCTAACATTGATATATTAAACAGTGGCTAAAGATGACATCTTATGTTgtttctggtgtgtgtgtgatacagaTCCCTCCAGTATGGAAGCGAAATCTGAAGGCATCAGACAACAGGACAGGAGTCAAAtgttgaggatgatgatg is drawn from Labrus bergylta chromosome 8, fLabBer1.1, whole genome shotgun sequence and contains these coding sequences:
- the mrs2 gene encoding magnesium transporter MRS2 homolog, mitochondrial isoform X2, which encodes MLWTERKACCKEVQHGLMKFDQEGNVTSFEKKKTELCQELSLQARDLRFQHSTSLTARNNCIIIRMELLKAILTPQSLLVLDFRGLGLERWLVLDLAPQLASQTHTLPFEFRALEAILQHKVNTLQARLNDVEPVMLDTLESLVDPKILSADRSKLHILLQTSKSLSELETDIKVFKDSLLKILDEDEIIEEFCLTKWTDPRVFEESSLGIDHAEEMELLLENYYMQAEELGNKARELKGLIDDSESVIFINLDSHRNVMMRLNLQLTMGSFSLTLFGLIGVAFGMNLTSCFEEDPRVFWLVTGFMFLGSGLIWRRLLSFLGRHLEPSVPPLIPPVWKRNLKASDNRTGVKC